In the Coturnix japonica isolate 7356 chromosome 6, Coturnix japonica 2.1, whole genome shotgun sequence genome, one interval contains:
- the C6H10orf88 gene encoding ATPase PAAT encodes MASGGALGLAPALHGVTVGCSWPCEPPDGLTRALCVRSGAGCDETSCEAVVVVERRDGGGGTPCVLQLECRNGAQRVEKVGVVSEARHMEVYVGEEYCGTGRGMSAGGMQPPGETESVSLYEKYLKLECPATSCRIKLLSIGEKQRVLISKIIVQVNTVSAKLATDFPSLGSSIDLDRVQTIMDSMGSKLSPGAQQLMDMVRYQQKNSLPLGDKLSWMFGKNSDFGNKHPVDGLHGAAIQTSLHQSVTESSSVRSPLTSETGCENLNLDLKAQVPEGEDVSNSKELNTQQNTADLRNYFKAMGSLLMQEQTDGMRNVAAPQMLLPFLQNLCSQVNHLRLKDSERHLDKSVVTKEEGIQTVGVEQQPICSYLEKIISKNMDLMEKKLTDYIDRQIQALQAHIDDKMLLLVDLVQNSKQNKISQAHYDSNEGFSNGER; translated from the exons ATGGCGAGCGGCGGCGCTCTGGGCCTTGCGCCTGCCCTGCATGGCGTGACCGTGGGCTGCTCGTGGCCCTGCGAGCCGCCCGACGGCCTGACCCGGGCTCTATGTgtgcggagcggggcgggctgCGATGAAACGAG CTGTGAGGCCGTGGTGGTGGTGGAGCGGCGGGATGGCGGCGGGGGTACGCCgtgtgtgctgcagctggagtgCCGGAACGGAGCACAGCGGGTGGAGAAGGTCGGTGTGGTGAGCGAGGCCCGGCACATGGAGGTGTACGTGGGAGAGGAGTACTGCGGGACCGGCCGTGGGATGAGCGCTGGAGGCATGCAGCCCCCGGG tgaaaCTGAAAGTGTGAGTTTATACGAAAAGTATCTGAAATTGGAATGCCCGGCGACCTCTTGTAGGATTAAG CTGCTCTCCATTGGTGAGAAACAAAGGGTACTCATCAGTAAGATAATTGTACAAGTGAATACAGTTTCAGCAAAACTAGCAACTGATTTTCCTTCACTAGGATCAAGCATAGATCTAGACAGAGTGCAAACTATAATGGACTCTATGGGATCCAAGTTGTCTCCAGGTGCTCAGCAACTCATGGACATGGTTCGATATCAGCAGAAA AACAGTTTACCTCTTGGAGACAAACTTAGTTGGATGTTTGGGAAGAACTCAGACTTTGGAAACAAGCATCCGGTAGATGGATTACATGGTGCAGCCATTCAGACATCACTACATCAATCAGTCACTGAATCTTCATCAGTCAGAAGTCCTTTAACAAGTGAAACAGGATGTGAAAACTTAAATCTTGATCTGAAAGCACAGGTTCCTGAAGGAGAGGATGTTTCTAACTCTAAAGAACTTAATACACAGCAGAATACAGCTGAcctcagaaattatttcaaagctATGGGGTCTTTGCTTATGCAGGAGCAAACAGATGGAATGCGGAACGTAGCTGCCCCACAGAtgctccttccttttcttcagaactTATGCAGTCAAGTTAATCATCTTCGGCTAAAAGACAGTGAAAGGCATCTCGATAAAAGCGTGGTGACTAAAGAAGAGGGCATTCAAACTGTTGG GGTAGAACAACAGCCTATTTGCTCCTATCTGGAAAAGATCATCTCTAAGAATATGGATCTGATGGAGAAAAAACTGACGGACTACATTGATCGCCAAATCCAGGCTCTGCAGGCACACATAGATGAT